A portion of the Calliphora vicina chromosome 5, idCalVici1.1, whole genome shotgun sequence genome contains these proteins:
- the sktl gene encoding phosphatidylinositol 4-phosphate 5-kinase type-1 alpha, with translation MASEVGVIDSIELEPFKQPHNTKNDIDEDNDNQASTSYATNTTSTAIITITKPNSMSALSIVSDNEETHLNPYPSSTLPPMMPSTSRQLFSEAANAHGGQETTAFMQQEINQQQRLKSTSSTLDKIVSRNPSSAGKHEKKIGHRRVDDEGEVTYKKIQSKQIMGSIQLGIQHTVGSLASKPKRDLLMNDFFEMETISFPPDGSSITPAHHYSEFRFKVYAPIAFRYFRDLFGIAPDDFLMSICAAPLRQLSNPGASGSIFYLTDDDEFIIKTVQKKECEFLQKLLPGYYMNLSQNPRTLLPKFFGLYCFHYNTKNVRLVAMNNLLPSDIKMHAKYDLKGSTFRRKASKAERQKASPTYKDLDFMEHYPNGIFLEMDKYNALIKTIQRDCMVLESFQIMDYSLLVGIHNLDLAAKEKREERIKNARAKLQRTEVEREADEAPEADQLYNVASSSAAAGSALNRSRSMNRHRLVAHSTAMESITADIDTPFEEDEDVPAGGIPARSENDERLILYIGIIDILQSYRLEKKLEHTFKAIIYNGDTVSVCRPSFYAQRFQNFMGKTVFKKTPTFQVKHSTSKRKTSTTNARTPQRQPSHSVSSNRPMFMSGSSTPPPPFDDISEEDMTANSTAVRISSHSRNLMPQKSYMSSHCSTVGSTTDDYSDDDIASASGSTRSPSQRRKTPLHLSKTNVHVTTVGCFEDNQALHQQHQQPDHKQSDEGIEQDVDGKKVITTKSTFIQATQEQIYTSTLVVNDVVR, from the coding sequence atggCCAGTGAAGTTGGTGTTATTGATTCCATAGAATTGGAACCATTTAAACAACCACACAATACTAAAAATGATATTGATGAAGATAATGATAATCAGGCCAGCACATCATACGCAACGAATACAACTAGCACTGCCATCATAACAATAACCAAACCCAACTCAATGTCAGCATTATCTATAGTTTCGGATAATGAAGAAACACATTTGAATCCATACCCCTCGAGCACATTACCACCTATGATGCCGTCTACGTCGCGCCAACTTTTTAGTGAGGCTGCAAATGCTCATGGCGGCCAGGAGACGACAGCGTTTATGCAGCAAGaaataaatcaacaacaaaGACTCAAAAGCACTTCATCGACATTGGACAAAATTGTATCGCGAAATCCATCGTCCGCAGGAAAACATGAGAAGAAAATCGGGCATCGTCGAGTGGACGATGAGGGCGAAGTGACTTATAAGAAAATCCAAAGCAAACAGATCATGGGTTCCATACAGCTGGGCATTCAGCACACTGTAGGTAGTTTGGCTTCTAAACCAAAGAGGGATTTGCTCATGAATGATTTCTTTGAAATGGAAACGATTTCGTTTCCTCCAGATGGCTCTTCTATAACGCCAGCACATCATTATAGTGAATTTCGTTTTAAAGTGTACGCTCCAATAGCTTTTCGCTATTTTAGAGATCTGTTTGGTATAGCACCAGATGATTTCCTAATGTCCATATGTGCTGCACCACTGAGGCAACTATCGAATCCTGGAGCTTCcggttcaatattttatttaaccgACGATGACGAGTTTATTATCAAAACTGTGCAAAAGAAGGAATGTGAATTTCTGCAAAAACTTTTGCCCGGCTATTATATGAACCTTTCCCAAAATCCTCGTACCCTGCTGCCGAAATTCTTTGGCCTTTATTGCTTCCACTATAATACCAAAAATGTCCGACTGGTGGCCATGAACAATTTGTTGCCATCCGACATAAAAATGCATGCGAAATACGATTTAAAAGGCTCAACATTCCGGCGAAAAGCTTCAAAGGCAGAACGTCAAAAAGCCAGTCCCACCTATAAGGACTTGGACTTTATGGAACATTATCCGAATGGTATATTCTTGGAAATGGACAAATACAATGCCCTCATTAAGACCATACAAAGAGATTGTATGGTTTTGGAAAGTTTTCAAATAATGGACTACTCCTTGCTGGTGGGCATACATAATCTCGATTTGGCTGCCAAAGAGAAAAGAGAAGAGCGCATTAAAAATGCCAGAGCCAAATTGCAAAGAACTGAAGTGGAACGCGAAGCAGATGAAGCTCCTGAAGCAGATCAACTATACAATGTTGCTTCAAGTTCGGCAGCGGCTGGCTCCGCGTTGAATCGTTCGCGCAGCATGAATCGTCATCGTTTGGTGGCCCATTCTACGGCCATGGAATCCATAACCGCTGATATAGATACACCATTCGAAGAGGACGAGGACGTACCGGCTGGTGGCATTCCAGCCAGATCGGAGAATGATGAACGTTTGATATTGTACATCGGTATCATTGATATTTTACAGTCTTATCGTTTGGAAAAGAAACTTGAGCACACTTTTAAAGCCATTATTTACAATGGAGACACTGTTTCGGTATGCCGTCCCTCCTTCTATGCTCAACGTTTCCAAAATTTCATGGGTAAAACAGTGTTTAAGAAAACACCAACATTTCAAGTAAAGCATTCCACCTCTAAGCGAAAGACATCGACCACCAATGCGCGTACTCCCCAGCGACAGCCATCACATAGTGTTAGTTCTAACAGGCCGATGTTTATGTCGGGCTCTTCCACGCCTCCGCCGCCATTCGACGATATATCCGAAGAAGACATGACGGCCAATTCAACGGCTGTCCGAATTTCTTCACATTCACGTAATTTAATGCCGCAGAAATCATACATGTCGTCGCATTGCAGCACCGTGGGCAGTACCACAGACGATTATAGCGATGATGATATCGCGTCGGCATCCGGCAGTACGCGCTCGCCCTCGCAACGACGAAAAACCCCATTacatttatcaaaaacaaacgTCCATGTAACCACCGTGGGTTGCTTTGAAGACAATCAAGCTCTCCATCAGCAACACCAGCAACCCGATCACAAACAATCGGATGAGGGCATAGAACAAGATGTTGACGGCAAAAAAGTAATCACTACAAAATCAACCTTCATACAGGCTACACAAGAACAAATCTACACTTCCACTTTAGTTGTTAACGATGTGGTGAGATGA
- the insc gene encoding uncharacterized protein insc, protein MAFQRSYSKVWWGSDDNQLPGMNVTNPANQHLLNTNPNTVSLTSGGLYSYFSQQQQQPQQQQRSHHQQQPQPQQQYQQFGGIAYHSLDLNQYKSYGGNLSRIQEVEDEHNISKLSWEKHDSPGSLRSQDSGFSDNDEFHSTRSLSGRSSKISSPSSKSTKSDIGSPTSVRTVETPPTVIRRTGNSEFYTPLVNVSRRISFSFSATPNKNTPTQEEEEQEEGSSLMAKLDSMQLMTESPLAKKLDFDDSNTTQSSDAVSPIKGNNPRIKRRRKVQRKATSPLSPAHKRLQKMNNEINEEGSDLESCSTVPEYNNETVYLGGPPTCSTPPPPYNNETVVLGGPLESSYNSTLKLEEQVISPLRLHARFSGNTSTPKTLKIHKPACTLPPLFACQEYDNTLLNGHTEDVQTWLDDLRMSYDHEVMSTLQTKSIAQEAFKSLQITTNTVAKFIRQLQQKALSMQGSFEKVERMLNGAQNVSLHDALTGSLQLLDHVSEFTLILERRSVFFADSRLERKRYEDYLDQIRMVNKDTRYSLENHHYINLESLLEDLQVLKRILLISVQQVYEKLVRILVISVENGRCDLMLKANINMIATLMNIDYDGFASLTNAFVQTEAVRTLLIVCLDHKLSSVRAQALRALATICCAPEPIAQLGSCGGIEIIRDILQVSGSQKPKNNDVKRGDMERREAVSLLTQITAAWHGPEHQVSGLRGCVESIVEGLTQLLIFTECPQTLLLCTAALNNLSRIEITSHYSIMSHETIFKLITTMEQRDKGINVFLYEQIVAMLYNMSLNKKCHSHLANAGIINFITYAYETEFYKSYNSRGESEAQKRCIKTILHTLTRLVQDSVLGMELLEQQKHMPSSLFFKLNSTQDAKKQLSSLDAYSNSSRDISFLAHQLLQQAKNYRDEQLHPELHPETAEKGKKLKMQLQRQESYV, encoded by the exons ATGGCTTTTCAACGTAGTTACAGTAAAGTCTGGTGGGGTTCCGATGATAATCAGTTACCCGGCATGAATGTCACGAATCCAGCCAACCAGCACTTGCTGAACACAAACCCAAATACAGTGAGTTTAACAAGTGGTGGCTTGTATTCATATTTTagtcaacaacagcagcaaccgCAGCAACAACAAAGAAGTCATCATCAGCAACAGCCACAGCCACAACAACAGTATCAACAATTTGGCGGCATCGCTTATCATTCCTTGGATTTAAATCAGTACAAATCGTATGGTGGCAATTTATCGCGCATACAAGAAGTTGAAGACGAACACAACATATCAAAATTGTCTTGGGAAAAACATGATAGTCCAGGCAGTTTGAGATCACAA GATTCGGGATTCTCTGATAATGATGAATTTCACAGTACTCGCAGCTTAAGCGGCCGATCATCGAAAATATCGTCTCCCAGTAGCAAGTCGACAAAAAGTGACATTGGCTCACCCACTTCGGTGCGCACAGTGGAAACACCGCCTACAGTTATTAGACGTACAGGCAACTCAGAATTTTACACGCCCCTGGTAAATGTATCAAGACGTATTTCATTCTCCTTCTCGGCAACACCCAACAAGAACACCCCAACACAAGAAGAGGAGGAGCAGGAGGAAGGATCATCATTAATGGCTAAATTGGACAGCATGCAGTTGATGACAGAATCACCcttagccaaaaaattagattttgacGATTCGAATACAACACAGAGTAGTGATGCTGTATCACCCATAAAGGGAAATAATCCCAGAATAAAGAGACGTAGAAAAGTTCAGCGTAAAGCAACCTCGCCGTTGTCACCGGCCCATAAACGTCTGCAAAAGATGAACAACGAAATAAATGAAGAGGGTAGCGATTTGGAATCTTGTTCGACAGTACCAGAGTACAACAACGAAACAGTATATTTGGGTGGACCACCTACATGTTCCACTCCACCACCTCCCTATAACAATGAAACAGTTGTTCTAGGTGGCCCCTTGGAATCTAGTTATAATAGTACCTTAAAACTGGAAGAGCAAGTCATATCTCCCTTACGACTCCATGCCAGATTCAGCGGCAATACTAGCACACCGAAAACACTGAAAATTCACAAACCCGCTTGCACTCTTCCTCCATTATTCGCCTGTCAAGAGTACGACAACACCTTATTGAATGGTCACACGGAGGATGTGCAAACATGGTTGGACGATTTGCGCATGTCCTATGATCACGAAGTGATGTCCACATTACAAACCAAATCGATAGCACAAGAAGCTTTCAAAAGTCTACAAATCACAACAAACACAGTGGCCAAGTTTATAAGGCAATTGCAGCAGAAAGCTCTTTCGATGCAGGgctcttttgaaaaagtagaaCGTATGCTGAACGGTGCCCAAAACGTGTCACTACACGACGCACTAACGGGATCCTTGCAGTTATTGGACCATGTTTCCGAATTTACTCTCATTTTAGAACGAAGGTCTGTGTTCTTTGCCGACTCACGCTTGGAACGCAAACGTTACGAGGACTATTTGGATCAAATACGAATGGTCAACAAGGATACTCGCTACTCCCTAGAGAATCATCACTATATCAATCTAGAGTCTTTGCTAGAAGACTTGCAGGTTTTGAAACGCATTCTTTTAATTAGCGTGCAACAAGTCTATGAAAAGCTGGTACGCATTTTGGTTATCAGTGTGGAGAATGGCCGTTGCGATCTGATGTTGAAAGCCAACATCAATATGATAGCGACCCTTATGAATATCGACTACGATGGTTTTGCTTCGCTCACCAACGCCTTTGTGCAGACAGAGGCTGTGAGGACGTTGCTGATAGTTTGTTTAGATCATAAATTGAGTTCGGTAAGAGCGCAAGCTCTGAGGGCTTTAGCCACCATATGCTGTGCTCCCGAACCGATTGCTCAGTTGGGTTCTTGTGGAGGAATTGAAATTATACGAGACATTTTACAAGTAAGTGGCtctcaaaaaccaaaaaataatgatGTGAAACGGGGTGACATGGAGAGACGTGAAGCTGTATCGCTATTGACCCAAATCACTGCTGCCTGGCACGGTCCGGAACACCAAGTTAGTGGCTTAAGAGGTTGTGTGGAGTCCATCGTCGAAGGTCTCACTCAACTATTGATATTCACTGAATGTCCCCAAACTTTGCTCTTGTGTACTGCCGCCTTGAATAATCTGTCACGCATAGAAATCACTTCCCACTATTCCATAATGTCGCACGAGACTATTTTCAAATTGATAACCACAATGGAGCAGAGAGATAAAGGCataaacgtttttctttat GAACAAATCGTTGCCATGCTGTACAATATGTCACTGAATAAGAAATGCCACAGCCATTTGGCCAATGCCGGTATCATAAATTTCATCACGTACGCATACGAAACGGAATTCTATAAGAGCTACAATTCACGTGGCGAAAGCGAAGCCCAAAAACGTTGTATCAAAACAATTTTGCACACATTGACACGTCTGGTGCAGGACTCTGTCTTGGGAATGGAACTGCTGGAGCAACAGAAGCACATGCCATCCTCCTTATTCTTTAAGTTGAATTCAACACAGGATGCAAAGAAACAATTGTCGTCGCTCGATGCATATTCTAATTCTAGTCGTGACATTTCTTTCCTGGCCCACCAGCTATTACAGCAGGCAAAAAACTACCGAGATGAACAATTACATCCAGAACTACATCCAGAAACTGCGGAAAAAggaaagaaattgaaaatgCAACTACAACGTCAGGAAAGCTATGTTTAA